The following coding sequences lie in one Oncorhynchus masou masou isolate Uvic2021 chromosome 20, UVic_Omas_1.1, whole genome shotgun sequence genomic window:
- the LOC135506625 gene encoding serine/threonine-protein kinase haspin-like, which produces MDSWRRVMVAKSILHQVTAALAVAEQELCFEHRDLHWGNVLVQSTKEKEGSFLLNGTNHSLETRGVSVRIIDYSLSRLEIDGLTVSCDISEDEELFQGHGDLQFDIYRLMRQENGNKWGDYQPHSNVLWLHYLSSKLLTMTYKSRGGRGVKQARLDLQRFHDDVLTFRSASDILYNCGLFQ; this is translated from the exons atggacag ctgGCGTCGGGTGATGGTGGCTAAGAGTATCCTCCATCAGGTGACTGCTGCTCTGGCTGTGGCTGAACAGGAGCTCTGCTTTGAACACag AGACCTCCACTGGGGTAATGTATTGGTCCAGTCCActaaggagaaggaggggagttTCCTCCTCAATGGGACAAACCATTCCTTAGAGACCAGGGGGGTGAGCGTACGCATCATCGACTACTCCCTCTCCAGGCTCGAGATag atggtCTCACCGTGTCCTGTGACATCTCAGAGGATGAGGAGTTGTTCCAGGGCCATGGAGACCTGCAGTTTGACATCTACAgactcatgagacaggagaacgg taACAAGTGGGGTGACTACCAGCCCCACTCCAATGTGTTGTGGCTCCACTACCTGAGCTCCAAGCTGCTGACTATGACCTATAAGAGTCGAGGGGGGCGGGGCGTCAAGCAGGCCCGGTTGGACCTGCAGCGTTTCCACGACGATGTCCTCACCTTCCGATCTGCCTCTGACATACTGTACAACTGTGGCCTGTTCCAatga